The Rissa tridactyla isolate bRisTri1 chromosome 1, bRisTri1.patW.cur.20221130, whole genome shotgun sequence DNA segment ctcctattcagccgtctgtcaaccaacacccccaggtccttttctgccgggcagctttcgagccactctgccccaatcctgtagcgctgcatggggttgtgaACCAAgtgcaggacgcggcacttggccttgttgaacctcataccattggtctcagcccatcggtccagcctgtccagatccctctgcagagcctttgtcccctctccccccaaccaccattcctgtccccatctcctgtgcctgccccccaacccccctcctccccgttcCCCCGTCCCCATTCTCTACCCCCGTGGCTGTCCCCTCTCCCGtgtcccctctcctccatccctgtcccctctcccctcccgccgccgtcCCCTGGCCCCGTGTCTGTCCCCATAACGCCGTTCCCCCGTCCCCCGGTGCGCCCGCCAGCGCCCCCCCCGGCCTCCGCCCGCCTGTCCCGGCGCCTCCCGCCGGCTGCCGCGGcctgcccgctccgctccgctcctgCCGGAGGGAGCCGGGAGCCGCCGCCATGTCGCAGGCCCCGGTGCGGGTTCTGCGGCTGGGGCTGCGGCCCTACGCCGAGGCGCTGCGGGTGCAGGAGCGCTGCAtgggggcggcgcgggcggcgcggggctACGGCCCCGACCCCGTCCCCGGGCTCCCCGGGGAGAGCGTGGTGCTGAGCGAGCCCTCGGGGCCCGTCTACGCCTGGGGCCTGCGGGGCGCCCCGGAGGCGGAGGTGGCGGCGCGGCTGcgggcgcggggagcggggctggcggcggcgcggcgcggcgggcggaTCACCTTCCACGGGCCCGGGCAGCTCCTGGCCTTCCCGGTGCTCgacctgcggcggcggcggctgccgctgcGCGGGTACGTGGCGGCGCTGGAGGGGCTGGTGCTGCGGCTCTGCCGCCGCCTGGGCCTGGCCGCCGCCCGCGCCCTCCCGCCGCCCTTCACCGGCGTCTGGATGGGCGACAGCAAGATCTGCGCCATCGGTGAGCGCCGGCGGGGGCACCGCGGGGGGGCGCGTGTGTGTGTTTCCCGGGAGAGGCGGGGGCTGCGCCGGCGGTAGGCACGCACCGAGGGGTGTATGCACCGGGGGGAGTGCACCGCAGGGTGCGGGGGGCGGTGCTGCACCGGGGGTAGACAAGCACCCGAGGGGAGGCGGCACGGGGGGACGTATGTACCGGGGGAGAGtgcacggggtggggggagacaTGCACCAAGGGGAGTGTACGAGGGGGTGTGTACCGGGGGAGGGGGATGCACCCGAAGGGCTGTGAAACAGGGGGGTGCACTGTGGGGGGGGCACACGGACCTGGGGGAGACATACACACCGGCGGAGTGCACCGGGGGGTGGGATGGAGGTTTACCGGCGGGGGGGTGTGCCCCAGGGGGAGACATGCACCCAAGGGGTGCATCGGGGGGAGTGCACCGAGGGGGGAGCATGCACCGGGATGGAGACCTGCACCCAGGGGGGATGCACCGGAGGAGACATGCACCCGGGGGAGTGGGTGCACCGGGGGGAGCTTGCACCGGGCATATGTGCATCCGGGGGTGTGAACCGGTGGGGTGAGAATACGCCGGGTGTAGAGATGCACCCGGGGGGTGTGTGCACCGTGGGGATGTGCACTGGGGGAGGGGCAAACATGCACCGGCGGGAGCCATACAcccaggggtgtgtgtgtgtgtgcattggaggcgggggggggggggggacgggacatgCAGCAGCGAGGTTATGCACAGGGGGGCATGTACGGGTGGGGTATTATATAGGAGAGTATGCAGCGAGGAGGGGGGGCGCAGCGCAATTTTGGGGCCCTGCAGTGCAACCAGGGCCTTGCACCCAGAACCAGGGCCCTGCATTTTGTACCCCCCGACCGAGGCCCTTGCGCTCAGGACTGGGTGCCTgcccccttgtccccagccttgccccccttctgcccccttgtccccagtcttgtcccctcctcctgcccccttgTCCCAAGCCTTGCCCCATTCTCCTGCTTCCTTGCCCCAGACTTATTCTGTTCGCCCTCCCCCTTGTCCTCAGCCTTGCCCCGCTCgccttcccccttgtccccagccttgccccctcctgcccccttgtccccagccttGCCCTGTTCTCCcacccccttgtccccagccttgtccccttcccttgtccccctccccgggccccaTGCTGTTCCCCTGCCAGCCAGGCAGGCCCTGCACCCCTTCCTGGAGCCCTGCATCCTGAGTCGGGTCCTGCAGCCCAGACCCCCCCTTTGCACCGCATTCCCGTGTCCAAGCCCACTTGGAACTCCAGCggtgggaggtgctgggggataCAGGGCCGGGGTGGAGGGCGCTGGACATGCTGCACCCGCTCTGCCCCAAATTTGGGGAGTCCGCCTATGGGTTAGGGGTTTTCCCTGGCAGAAGTGGGGAGCATGGCATGTGTGTGGGGGGCCTGAGCAGCACAGTCACTAAATAGCTCACGCTGGGGCATCCCTCGGTGCTGACGGGTGGGTGCTTTGCCCCCCCGCAGGGGTGCACTGCGGGAACCACATCACCTCCCATGGGCTGGCGCTGAACTGCTGCACCGACCTCACCTGGTTCGACCACATCGTCCCCTGCGGGCTGGAGGGAAAAGGCGTCACCTCGCTGAGCCGCGAGCTGGGGCGGCACGTCACCGTTGACCACGTCCTCGAACCCTTCCTCGACGCCTTCCAGGAGGTGTTCGACTGCACCTTGGTCTTTTCAGAAGACCCCGGGGACTAGGAGAGCTGCGACACCTTGGCTGGGTGTTTTGGCAAACCATCGGCACGGCCGACGAATGGCGCGGCAGCTGCCTCCGGCTTCATTGCAAGCCAAGAGCTCTCGTGCCTTTGCCTATGGATTGTGCATGAATGGTGGCACAGAGGTTTGCGCTGTTGCTTAAACATCCACATTTCCATCGGGGCTCCTCTCCCCAGCGCCACGGGTCTCCATCCCTCAGCACAGGCCTCCGAGGGTACCACATCCCCGTTGCTCGCTGGGGAAATGCCCAAACAGGCacttctgtggggtttttctgcctctctccctcaAAAAATCCAAAATTCAGGTGAACACTCGCACAGCCTTTGGACAAGAGCAAGAAGGACCGGTAGGTTGAGCATCCTTCCCTTGTTGCTGCATAAAAAGAGGCAGATTTTGTATAAAGAGAGTTGCTGTGAACTTTGGCTGCTGATCCTTTGCTCATTTATTTACCCAAAGACTTTATGAGTAACGACTTTTTTCTTGCCCTGTGCCTGAAGAAATCCTTGCATGGCTGAGATCCTCGCTGTGGTGTCAGGGCAGGTGGAAAAATCGCTGATAAGAAGCTGTAAATGGTGGTTAAAAGGCCACTGGAACAATGCTGATGCggtgggaaggcaggaggaggggaaggagttgGGGTGTCCGAGGAGAGGAGCCGCGGCCATCCCGGACCCCATGGGATCACACAGTGTGGGATGGAGCGTCCCAGCTGGGCAATGGGGACCTGTTCCTGCTGGGTCTGTGGTGCTGCCGTGGTCCATGCAGGTGACATCAGGTCCTCCAAAATCGCTGCTCCGGCTGCAGCATCCACAGAGGGCTTACAGCAGCCATCCTGGGTGAAGGGACACGGCCACCCTGGGGTCCCGATGGCACTGGGATCCGTGCCTGTCAATGCAAACCTATAGGTAGACACATATAAACtgattttaattgaaaagtttCTTAAGGGGTAAGAAGCCAACCTGAGACTGAGCTCCCCGAAGCTGCCTGCTCCCCCTCGGGGATGCTCGTGGCTCTCCCAGTGCGTGGGCAGGAGGGGCAGCGCCCAGTCTGGGCTCCCCGAAACCTCCCCCCGTTGGTGTGTGGCACAGCCACGGCCACTTCTGAGTCACCCCCATTGCTGGCAGACCCAGTGCCTGTGCTGGAGACACTGATCACGGGTGGGTGGAAGCAGCCCCGCAGCCACACAGGTGCTTCGGGCTCAGGAGAAATGGAAAATGGCAAATAAAGTCCCCGCGCCCTGCTCGGAGCAGGACCTGACCCCCACCCGCAGCCCCTCACTGCTGCTCTAGGCCTTCTTTCTGCCCCACAAGCTTTGGGGTACCCCTGCTGCGCAGTGCTGgtgggtcatagaatcatggagttcatagaattatagaatcatggaatcatttagattggaagggacctttaagatcattgagtccccacgggccccacagcccccaggggtTTTGTGTGGGCAAAGCTGGGAGCaatggggctggaggagccccgGGAGGGAGTAATGAGGAGGAAAATCCCATTTCATGGAGCTGGCTCAGCTCTGGGAGGGGATGGTGAGTGGGGACAAAAGTGCCCTGGGCAGGCTCAGTGCCCAGTGTGAGggcttggggacagcagggacggacggacggaggaGGGACAGGAAAGCGTGACCGGCAGCGTGTGCTGGGAGGGAAACGCAGGGTCCTGCTCTCCCGGCCCTGTAAAGCCTCCTGTATCCGGCCGGGGCGAGGGGGCCACGTTTGGGACCCACAGGGTTGAGGACAGGCTGGTGGCCCGTGTCAGGGCTGGGTGGCTTTGGCAGGTGGCTCTGCCCCTGGAAGGGGAGGAGGCTGGGCGGCACTCCCAGCCCGGCCGGCATCCCTCGCTGCCGCCCCACGATGCTCCAGTCctggctcagcctggcagcagcgcaggcagggagggcacccTGGGTGAGTGCGaaccccccttcccacccctccggCCCCCCTGTCCCCTACAATCCCCCTAACATGGGGTCCCCCCCATGCCACACCCCATCTGTGGGTCCCTTCTTGGGATAAACCCAGATCTTGCCCTAAATCTCCCAAATTTGGCCGCCTCCTGCTTCAAAGTTGTCTCTAAGTCGGGCAGACAGCCAGGTCTGAGCCCATCCCTGTGGGCTCGTGGCTGtgcagccccttcctcctcctccctgctggggTCTTGTCCTGGGAGATGCACCCTGGGTTTGAGGGGgaccctttttttttgggggggggggggcagccgccTGTGCATGGGGCAGAGCTCCTGTTGCTGCAGGAACAGGGTGCtcaggagtgtgtgtgtgtgtggggcttTACCCTGGGGAATGATGGTGGTTTGTGGGGATGGTGTGTCCCAAAGGATGGCACACGTGGGGgaccgtgtccctgtgtcccttccCGTCCATGCCTGCCCTGAGGCCCCGGCAGGGTGCGAAGGTGCACGAGGACACAGAGGGGCACATGGGGGTCCAGGGTGGGCTGGCAGAGGGGCACTGCATCTTGGGGGAGGTCACAGTGGGTCTGGGACCCATGGGGAGGGAAATCCCCAAGGGGATTAGGGCAGCAACCCCTCGGGATGGGTCCACGGGGGCATGTGGGGAGCTGTGCCCCCCTGCTAGGGTGGTCAGGGCTCCTGGCCCCAGGTAAAAAAGGGGGTCCCTGCTCACCCCAGGGGACCTGGCCCAGAGCGAGTAGGGTTGATGCACAGCAGGATCAGTCCCGCCTGGAGTTGTTATTTAGGATGGGGGACCCCAGACAGCCTCCCCGGGTTCCCTTGGGTGCCAGCTCCGCACCCTGCAACAGTGCAGGACACGGGTAGTGCCCACCAACCCCACCGCGTCCCTGGGGGGAGCAGGCTTTGAACTCAGCCAtcccagcccccagggacagctgtgtccccccattgtccccagccccggggaggagaGTGGGACAGGCAGCTGCCCCGAAGCTCCGGGGACTTTATTCCGTACTTGGAGGGAGTGAAATTTGGGGAGGGGGTTGCCGTGAATGCAAAGGGCTTGGATGCCCCCACTTCTACCTTTGCTGTGTGGCAGAGCTGGTGCTTCAAAGACCGTTTTGGGGTCATCGTTGGGTCTGGCAGGACATCCCTGGCATCATCCCAGGGGGACCACTGCCACAAGGGCAGCCCTGGCTGaccctccctgtccttcccctcAGGCTGGGCGAGGACATGGAGGAGGACAACCGGACGGAGACCTGGCACCAAAGCCTCCAGGCGGTGCTTAATGCCTTGAACCAGACGCTGCACGGGGTCATCCTCTGCCCCGCCGACCGCCCTGCCGCCACCAGTGCTGCCACCCGCAATGCCAGCACCCGCGCCAGCCGTGCTGGCCGCAACGACAACGCCTACATGTACATCCTCTTCGTCATGACCCTCTTTGCCGCTACAGTGGGGAGCCTCATCCTGGGCTACACCCGCTCCCGCAAAGTGGACAAGCGAAGCGACCCCTACCATGTCTACATCAAGAACAGAGTCTCCATGATCTGAGCCTGGGCCCCTACGCCTTGTCCCTTGGGAGCCGGTGGGTTTGTGGGTCACGTCGCTGCTGTGCATCCCGCTGCTTGCGGGATGAGGCAGCGCTGACGGCCAGCCCGGCCCCAAAGCTGCTGGGAACCCCCCTCGGTGCCCCCATGGAGGTGCTCAGCCCCAGTGTGAGCAGCGTGGGGACGTCCTGGCTGGGCCACGGCTCCTGTctggcaggaggtggcagggtgCGACCCATGGGCAGGTCCCGGTCCCGCAGACCCACCTTGGCTGAGCCCCGGCGGGACGGGGATGACAgaggcagctcctctcccaccGTGGCCTGAAGAGGCTGGCAGGggtcttcaggaagaaaaattgaCCGTTTCCCCAGACAGATCAGGCAGCGTTGACCTCCGTGGGCTGCCAGCATCTTCGTGACATGGGCTAGTGAGCTTTTCTGGTGCTAAAACCCTGTAATTTTTGAGCTGGGCTGGGCCCCGCTTTTCTGGCGGGGAATTAAAAGAGGTGGCGGTTTCCAGTAGGGTCGTGTTTGCTTCTTCTCCGAGTAAAGTCTGCGCTGGGGGATATCCATGGGtgccctgccctggctgccagagcccagggGATGCTGTGAGGGCTAAACCTGCTCCCTGGACATCAAGGGCAACCCCGTGGTGGCATCGCAGCCCGCGTCCCAGAATACGAGATGctttctccctgctgccagccagggagCATCGCTAGAACAGCGGCACAACGCTGCGAGCATGGCCCGAGCCTGGCCGGAGGCATCTGGCTCTGCGCGTCCTCGAAGGTCTCTCTGGGCTCTGGTCGGTGATGCCGAagtttttcctgcttccttcctgcTGTCGGCTGTAGCTTTGGCCTTTTGTACTGCAGGTCCCAAATGTGTTTTCCACGGGGCGAGGGCGCAGCGGCGGACGGGAAGGGGATGTTCTCAGGTCCTGCTGGGCTCCTTGGCTTCATCTCCGCTATTAAACTGGCCGCGTTTGGGACTGGTCTGTGGAGTGGCCAGTGTCCAGGACAGTAAACGTCCCCGTCCTTCAAAACAGGCTGTGGGGCAGTGCTGGTGACCCCATCCCTCGCACGTCTTAACCTGTTAATAATGGCATA contains these protein-coding regions:
- the LIPT2 gene encoding putative lipoyltransferase 2, mitochondrial; this encodes MSQAPVRVLRLGLRPYAEALRVQERCMGAARAARGYGPDPVPGLPGESVVLSEPSGPVYAWGLRGAPEAEVAARLRARGAGLAAARRGGRITFHGPGQLLAFPVLDLRRRRLPLRGYVAALEGLVLRLCRRLGLAAARALPPPFTGVWMGDSKICAIGVHCGNHITSHGLALNCCTDLTWFDHIVPCGLEGKGVTSLSRELGRHVTVDHVLEPFLDAFQEVFDCTLVFSEDPGD
- the KCNE3 gene encoding potassium voltage-gated channel subfamily E member 3; this translates as MEEDNRTETWHQSLQAVLNALNQTLHGVILCPADRPAATSAATRNASTRASRAGRNDNAYMYILFVMTLFAATVGSLILGYTRSRKVDKRSDPYHVYIKNRVSMI